From the Micromonospora sediminicola genome, one window contains:
- a CDS encoding mycothiol-dependent nitroreductase Rv2466c family protein, with amino-acid sequence MTERVTADMWFDPLCPWAWITSRWLLEVEQVRDVDIRFHVMSLAVLNEGRDLPEEYQDLMRKGWGPVRVCIAVEQAHGAEALAKLYTAMGTRIHLGKEELGRDMLVGALTDVGLDPALADAAESTQYDDALRASHEAGMRPVGTEVGTPVVHAPGPDGRQVAFFGPVITPAPKGEAAGRLWDGVLLVSATPGFYELKRTRTQGPIFD; translated from the coding sequence GTGACCGAACGTGTCACCGCGGACATGTGGTTCGACCCGCTGTGCCCGTGGGCGTGGATCACCTCCCGCTGGCTGCTGGAGGTCGAGCAGGTCCGGGACGTGGACATCCGGTTCCACGTGATGAGCCTGGCCGTGCTCAACGAGGGCCGGGACCTGCCCGAGGAGTACCAGGACCTGATGCGCAAGGGCTGGGGTCCGGTGCGGGTGTGCATCGCCGTCGAGCAGGCCCACGGGGCCGAGGCGCTGGCGAAGCTCTACACCGCCATGGGCACCCGGATCCACCTCGGCAAGGAGGAGCTGGGTCGGGACATGCTGGTCGGCGCGCTCACCGATGTCGGCCTGGACCCGGCGCTCGCCGACGCGGCCGAGTCGACGCAGTACGACGACGCGCTGCGGGCCAGCCACGAGGCGGGCATGCGGCCGGTCGGCACCGAGGTGGGCACCCCGGTGGTCCACGCCCCGGGGCCGGACGGCCGGCAGGTGGCGTTCTTCGGTCCGGTGATCACGCCGGCGCCGAAGGGGGAGGCGGCCGGCCGCCTCTGGGACGGCGTGCTGCTGGTCTCCGCGACGCCGGGCTTCTACGAGCTCAAGCGCACCCGCACCCAGGGCCCCATCTTCGACTGA
- a CDS encoding ribose-5-phosphate isomerase, which translates to MRVYLGSDHAGFELKVHLANHLAKQGYEVVDVGPHAFDPDDDYPAFCLHTGDRVVGDPGSLGVVIGGSGNGEQIAANKVAGVRAALAWNVDTAQLSREHNDANIVAIGARQHTLDEATALVEAFLTTPFSGNPRHSRRIAQVADYEQSRRLPELPA; encoded by the coding sequence ATGCGCGTCTACCTGGGATCCGACCACGCCGGCTTCGAGTTGAAGGTGCACCTGGCCAACCACCTGGCCAAGCAGGGCTACGAGGTGGTGGACGTCGGTCCGCACGCCTTCGACCCGGACGACGACTACCCGGCGTTCTGCCTGCACACCGGTGACCGGGTGGTCGGCGACCCGGGCAGCCTGGGCGTGGTGATCGGGGGCTCGGGCAACGGTGAGCAGATCGCCGCGAACAAGGTGGCCGGCGTCCGGGCGGCGCTCGCCTGGAACGTGGACACCGCCCAGCTGTCGCGGGAGCACAACGACGCCAACATCGTCGCGATCGGCGCCCGGCAGCACACGCTGGACGAGGCCACCGCCCTGGTCGAGGCGTTCCTGACCACGCCGTTCTCCGGCAACCCCCGGCACAGCCGGCGGATCGCCCAGGTGGCCGACTACGAGCAGAGCCGCCGGCTGCCCGAGCTGCCCGCCTGA
- a CDS encoding DUF1015 family protein: protein MTVVHPIARAWITTGGTGAQNYDEFADDAEITAIVEANPHSALGIEMPHRAPGSLGKSFLDALPDAVSRLGEAKADGSYTPAEQVVALYRISAPGEESAYGLWAMVDTDQISTRADEPGLVIRNEDVFIAKVRERVALAEALGHLLSPVLLLQTGRGDELHAALAAATETAGAPAATDVDQSGRTHAIWLVGPGRTQDELTALAGGGELVVADGNHRSLAAQTGGFPRFLAVVTTPASVAIQPYNRLVSELTTTPDELRDRLRAAGAEVTPAEGPLGVPATGGAVHLHLAGRGYAVTLPHVGTGRLENLDHALVERLLLRDALGLDPGDKRITYVGGDYPASWLTGEVDAGRAELAVLVAPVTVDDFVAVNLAREKMPRKSTWFTPKARAGLVVAELPR from the coding sequence ATGACGGTCGTGCATCCGATCGCCCGGGCCTGGATCACCACTGGCGGCACCGGCGCGCAGAACTACGACGAGTTCGCCGACGACGCGGAGATCACCGCCATCGTCGAGGCGAACCCGCACAGTGCCCTGGGCATCGAGATGCCCCACCGGGCGCCGGGCAGCCTGGGGAAGTCCTTCCTCGACGCGCTGCCGGACGCGGTGTCCCGCCTCGGCGAGGCCAAGGCGGACGGCAGCTACACCCCGGCCGAGCAGGTCGTGGCGCTCTACCGGATCAGCGCGCCCGGCGAGGAGAGCGCGTACGGGCTGTGGGCGATGGTCGACACCGACCAGATCTCCACCCGAGCCGACGAGCCGGGTCTGGTGATCCGCAACGAGGACGTGTTCATCGCCAAGGTGCGCGAGCGCGTCGCGCTGGCCGAGGCGCTCGGTCACCTGCTCTCACCCGTACTCCTGCTCCAGACCGGGCGGGGCGACGAGCTGCACGCCGCGCTCGCGGCGGCGACCGAGACGGCCGGCGCGCCCGCCGCGACCGACGTCGACCAGTCCGGCCGCACCCACGCCATCTGGCTGGTCGGCCCCGGCCGGACGCAGGACGAGCTGACCGCCCTGGCCGGCGGCGGCGAGCTGGTGGTGGCGGACGGCAACCACCGCAGCCTGGCCGCGCAGACCGGCGGTTTCCCGCGCTTCCTGGCGGTGGTCACCACGCCCGCGTCGGTCGCCATCCAGCCCTACAACCGGCTGGTCAGCGAGCTGACCACCACCCCGGACGAGCTGCGCGACCGGCTCCGCGCCGCCGGCGCGGAGGTCACCCCGGCGGAGGGCCCCCTCGGCGTCCCGGCCACCGGCGGCGCCGTGCACCTGCACCTCGCCGGCCGGGGGTACGCGGTGACGCTGCCGCACGTCGGCACCGGCCGGTTGGAGAACCTCGACCACGCGCTGGTCGAGCGGCTGCTGCTGCGCGACGCGCTCGGTCTCGACCCGGGCGACAAGCGGATCACGTACGTGGGCGGCGACTACCCGGCGAGCTGGCTGACCGGCGAGGTCGACGCCGGCCGTGCCGAGCTGGCCGTGCTGGTGGCGCCGGTGACCGTGGACGACTTCGTCGCGGTGAACCTGGCCCGGGAGAAGATGCCGCGCAAGAGCACCTGGTTCACCCCGAAGGCGCGGGCCGGCCTGGTGGTGGCCGAGCTGCCCCGCTGA
- a CDS encoding propionyl-CoA synthetase has protein sequence MGAYRSAYERSIADPTGFWRDAAGDIDWFTPPERILDDSAAPLYRWFPDGRLNTCHNALDRHVAAGRGDQPALIHDSPVTGTVRTLTYAELLAETARFAGALRRLGVRPGDRVLLYLAMVPEAVIAMLACARIGAVHSVVFGGFAAHELAVRIDDARPTVVVATSCGIEVDRVVPYHPILAAALDEADHAPRHCVVVQRPQEPAPLVAGRDLTWDEAMADAEPAECVPVAATDPLYILYTSGTTGRPKGVVRDNGGHAVALRWSMRNVYGIEPGDVFWAASDVGWVVGHSYIVYAPLLTGATTVLYEGKPVGTPDAGAFWRVAAEHRVAALFTAPTAIRAIRRQDPDGAHLSRYDLGALRTLFLAGERLDPDTWAWAGERLGVPVVDNWWQTETGWPVAANPRGLEPLPIKAGSPSVPVPGYDVRVVDGAGREVPAGVDGSIVIRLPLPPGCLPTLWGDDERFVRSYLASFPGHYLTGDGGRFDDDGYLYVMGRTDDVINVAGHRLSTGAMEEVLAAHPAVAECAVIGVADALKGQVPSGYVVLKAGAEVDPEALAGELVALVRQRIGPVAAFRRVAVVPALPKTRSGKILRRTMRGLVEGRDEPVPPTIDDPGALAVFRDLGATD, from the coding sequence ATGGGCGCGTATCGATCAGCGTACGAGCGGAGCATCGCCGACCCGACCGGCTTCTGGCGGGACGCGGCCGGGGACATCGACTGGTTCACGCCCCCGGAGCGGATCCTCGACGACTCGGCCGCGCCGCTGTACCGGTGGTTTCCGGACGGGCGGCTCAACACCTGCCACAACGCGCTCGACCGGCACGTCGCCGCCGGCCGGGGCGACCAGCCGGCGTTGATCCACGACAGCCCGGTCACCGGCACGGTCCGCACCCTCACGTACGCCGAGCTGCTCGCCGAGACCGCCCGGTTCGCCGGGGCGCTGCGCCGGCTCGGCGTCCGGCCCGGTGACCGGGTGCTGCTCTACCTGGCCATGGTGCCGGAGGCGGTGATCGCCATGCTGGCCTGCGCCCGGATCGGCGCGGTGCACTCGGTGGTCTTCGGCGGCTTCGCCGCGCACGAGCTGGCCGTGCGGATCGACGACGCCCGGCCGACGGTGGTGGTGGCCACCTCGTGCGGCATCGAGGTCGACCGGGTGGTGCCGTACCACCCGATCCTCGCCGCCGCGCTCGACGAGGCCGACCACGCGCCACGACACTGCGTGGTGGTGCAGCGCCCGCAGGAGCCGGCGCCGCTGGTCGCCGGCCGCGACCTCACCTGGGACGAGGCGATGGCGGACGCCGAGCCGGCGGAGTGCGTGCCGGTCGCCGCCACCGACCCGCTCTACATCCTCTACACCTCCGGCACCACCGGCCGCCCGAAGGGCGTCGTGCGGGACAACGGCGGGCACGCGGTGGCGCTGCGCTGGTCGATGCGCAACGTCTACGGGATCGAGCCGGGCGACGTGTTCTGGGCCGCCTCCGACGTGGGCTGGGTGGTCGGCCACTCCTACATCGTCTACGCGCCGCTGCTCACCGGCGCGACCACCGTGCTCTACGAGGGCAAGCCGGTCGGCACCCCGGACGCCGGGGCATTCTGGCGGGTCGCCGCCGAGCACCGGGTGGCCGCGCTGTTCACCGCGCCCACCGCGATCCGGGCGATCCGCCGGCAGGACCCGGACGGCGCGCACCTCTCCCGGTACGACCTGGGCGCGCTGCGCACCCTCTTCCTGGCCGGTGAACGCCTGGACCCGGACACCTGGGCCTGGGCGGGCGAGCGGCTCGGCGTACCGGTGGTGGACAACTGGTGGCAGACGGAGACCGGCTGGCCGGTGGCGGCCAACCCGCGCGGCCTGGAGCCGCTGCCGATCAAGGCCGGCTCACCGTCCGTGCCGGTCCCCGGCTACGACGTGCGGGTGGTCGACGGCGCGGGCCGGGAGGTGCCGGCCGGCGTGGACGGCTCGATCGTGATCCGGCTGCCCCTGCCGCCCGGCTGCCTGCCCACGCTGTGGGGCGACGACGAGCGGTTCGTCCGCTCCTACCTCGCCTCCTTCCCCGGTCACTACCTGACCGGCGACGGCGGCCGGTTCGACGACGACGGCTACCTCTACGTGATGGGCCGCACCGACGACGTGATCAACGTGGCCGGGCACCGGCTCTCCACCGGGGCGATGGAGGAGGTGCTGGCGGCCCACCCGGCGGTGGCCGAGTGCGCGGTGATCGGGGTGGCCGACGCGCTCAAGGGCCAGGTGCCCAGCGGGTACGTGGTGCTCAAGGCCGGCGCCGAGGTGGACCCGGAGGCGCTCGCCGGTGAGCTGGTCGCCCTGGTCCGGCAGCGGATCGGCCCGGTGGCGGCGTTCCGCCGGGTGGCCGTGGTGCCGGCCCTGCCGAAGACCCGGTCCGGCAAGATCCTCCGTCGCACCATGCGTGGCCTGGTCGAGGGGCGGGACG